One stretch of Zhihengliuella flava DNA includes these proteins:
- a CDS encoding DUF3263 domain-containing protein: protein MTHGELSEVERQMLALEKLHFKYAGAKEQQIRARFDWAPTHYYQRLNVLIDTEAALAHDPMLVRRLRRLRTTRRRVAARPDDAVAEAHHPSAAADSSKEGHE, encoded by the coding sequence ATGACGCACGGCGAACTGAGTGAGGTGGAGCGGCAGATGCTGGCGCTCGAAAAGCTTCACTTTAAGTACGCGGGCGCCAAAGAGCAGCAGATTCGCGCTCGCTTCGACTGGGCGCCGACGCACTACTACCAGCGGCTCAACGTGTTAATCGACACTGAGGCCGCGCTGGCCCATGACCCCATGCTGGTCCGCCGGTTGCGTAGACTACGAACGACGCGCCGCCGCGTCGCCGCCCGGCCGGACGACGCCGTGGCCGAGGCCCACCACCCGAGTGCTGCCGCCGACTCATCGAAGGAAGGTCATGAGTAA
- a CDS encoding LytR C-terminal domain-containing protein codes for MSKYPSDEFDRVPEYTDRQGVHRLGAGMVPARRGGLWPLLMFGVAALIIGVVAFFVLRPVIAGDDVGAQPSASASTSASESASADPTDSASGEATDPAQSSDSAAASGSPVPETSESADASESADAEESGVLDRNLPVGVYNGAGVSGLASENAAILQNAGYTQVTSANWTQSVEPSVVYYTNDWAATTARDVADELGISTIYQTPNIPTEISVVLGSAGQ; via the coding sequence ATGAGTAAGTATCCGAGCGACGAGTTCGACCGTGTCCCCGAGTACACCGATCGCCAAGGCGTGCATCGGCTCGGCGCCGGCATGGTTCCCGCCCGTCGCGGCGGGCTGTGGCCCCTGTTGATGTTCGGCGTTGCCGCCCTGATCATCGGTGTGGTGGCGTTCTTTGTGCTGCGCCCCGTGATCGCTGGCGACGACGTCGGAGCGCAGCCCTCGGCGTCCGCTTCGACCTCCGCGAGCGAGTCCGCGAGCGCTGACCCCACGGACTCTGCCTCCGGCGAGGCGACGGATCCTGCGCAGAGTTCGGACAGCGCCGCGGCCAGCGGGTCCCCGGTGCCGGAAACGAGCGAGTCCGCCGATGCGTCTGAGAGCGCTGACGCGGAGGAGTCCGGCGTACTGGACCGTAACTTGCCCGTCGGTGTCTACAACGGGGCCGGGGTATCCGGCCTGGCCAGCGAAAATGCCGCCATCCTGCAAAATGCCGGTTACACGCAGGTCACCTCCGCAAACTGGACGCAGAGCGTCGAGCCAAGCGTGGTGTACTACACCAACGACTGGGCCGCCACGACGGCCCGGGACGTGGCCGACGAGCTTGGCATCTCAACGATCTATCAGACGCCGAACATCCCCACGGAGATTTCTGTGGTGCTGGGGAGCGCAGGCCAGTAG
- a CDS encoding FAD-binding protein, translating to MSSKTNWAGNLTYAARRIVRPESRAELAEILSGDEPLRVVGSRHSFNTISDTPGTLIATDGLPAEIEVDAAAGVVRVGGGVRYGDLARELVAQGYALPNLASLPHISVAGAIATGTHGSGDRLGALTTSVRALTILTPTGQERHFARDDPDFGGAVVHLGALGVVVQVELEIEPAYDVVQCVYDGLDLQVVADRLDEITASATSVSIFSDWGSGRAGQIWTKHRADAGESPAGELLPRLGAVLADGPRHPVPGGDARASTEQGGIAGSWADRLPHFRLEFTPSNGAELQSEYFVDRSDAPAAIAALRSLGEQIAPLLQISEIRTVRGDDLWLSPAVGRDTVAFHFTWVPDQPAVEALLRQMEAVLPASTRPHWGKLWQYEPARVTELFERWDDFAALRAECDPERKLVNDFLARLGL from the coding sequence ATGAGCAGCAAGACCAACTGGGCCGGCAACCTCACCTACGCGGCTCGGCGCATCGTCCGGCCAGAAAGCCGAGCCGAACTCGCGGAGATTCTCTCGGGTGATGAGCCGCTGCGCGTCGTCGGCAGCCGCCACTCCTTCAACACGATCTCCGATACCCCGGGAACGTTGATTGCCACCGACGGGCTCCCGGCGGAGATCGAGGTCGACGCCGCCGCGGGTGTGGTCCGCGTTGGCGGGGGAGTGCGCTACGGTGACCTGGCGCGCGAGCTCGTCGCGCAGGGATATGCGCTGCCGAACCTGGCGTCCCTTCCCCACATCTCCGTCGCCGGGGCGATTGCCACCGGCACCCACGGCTCCGGTGATCGGCTCGGAGCGCTGACCACGTCGGTGCGTGCCTTGACGATCCTGACGCCGACCGGGCAGGAACGGCATTTCGCTCGGGACGATCCGGATTTTGGCGGCGCCGTGGTGCATTTGGGTGCCTTGGGCGTCGTCGTCCAAGTGGAACTAGAGATCGAGCCAGCCTACGACGTCGTCCAGTGCGTCTACGACGGCTTGGACCTGCAGGTGGTGGCCGACCGGCTCGATGAGATCACCGCGAGTGCCACGAGCGTGAGCATCTTTTCTGACTGGGGCTCGGGCCGTGCGGGGCAAATTTGGACGAAGCACCGCGCCGACGCGGGCGAGTCCCCGGCGGGTGAGCTGCTGCCTCGGTTGGGGGCTGTGCTGGCTGACGGCCCGCGACACCCCGTGCCCGGGGGAGACGCTCGGGCCAGTACGGAGCAAGGCGGGATTGCCGGCTCGTGGGCGGACCGCCTGCCGCATTTCCGGCTCGAATTCACCCCATCCAACGGGGCTGAGCTGCAATCCGAATACTTCGTGGACCGCTCCGATGCTCCGGCGGCCATTGCCGCATTGCGCTCCTTGGGCGAGCAGATCGCACCGCTGCTGCAGATCAGTGAAATCCGCACCGTGCGCGGCGATGATTTGTGGCTGAGCCCCGCGGTGGGCCGGGATACTGTGGCGTTCCACTTCACGTGGGTGCCCGATCAGCCGGCCGTGGAGGCACTGCTGCGCCAGATGGAGGCCGTGTTGCCGGCGTCGACGCGCCCGCACTGGGGGAAACTCTGGCAGTACGAACCCGCCCGCGTGACCGAGCTGTTCGAGCGCTGGGACGATTTTGCCGCACTGCGCGCGGAGTGCGATCCCGAGCGGAAGCTGGTCAACGACTTCCTGGCGCGCTTGGGCCTATAA
- the groL gene encoding chaperonin GroEL (60 kDa chaperone family; promotes refolding of misfolded polypeptides especially under stressful conditions; forms two stacked rings of heptamers to form a barrel-shaped 14mer; ends can be capped by GroES; misfolded proteins enter the barrel where they are refolded when GroES binds): MAKMIAFDEEARRGLERGLNTLADAVKVTLGPRGRNVVLEKKWGAPTITNDGVSIAKEIELDDPYEKIGAELVKEVAKKTDDVAGDGTTTATVLAQSLVKEGLRNVAAGADPLSLKRGIEKAVAAVTEELLASANEIETKEQIAATASISAGDTQIGSLIAEALDKVGKEGVITVEESNTFGLDLELTEGMRFDKGYISAYFVSDAERQETVLEDPYILIVNSKISNIKDMVQILEKVMQSGKPLMIIAEDVEGEALATLVLNKIQGRFKSVAVKAPGFGDRRKAMLADIAILTGGQVISEEVGLSLETAGLEMLGQARKVVITKDETTIVEGAGSAEEIAGRVNQIRAEIANTDSDYDREKLQERLAKLAGGVAVIKAGAATEVELKERKHRIEDAVRNAKAAVEEGIVAGGGVALLQAGERAFGKLELNGDEATGANIVKVAIEGPLKQIAFNAGLEPGVVADKVKGLEAGYGLNAATGEYEDLLAAGVNDPVKVTRSALQNAASIAGLFLTTEAVVADKPEKNAPAGGDEMAGMGGMGGMGGF; the protein is encoded by the coding sequence ATGGCCAAGATGATTGCATTTGACGAGGAAGCTCGCCGCGGCCTCGAGCGCGGCCTCAACACGCTGGCCGACGCCGTGAAGGTGACGCTGGGCCCGCGCGGCCGCAACGTCGTCCTGGAGAAGAAGTGGGGCGCGCCGACCATCACCAACGATGGCGTCTCGATTGCCAAGGAGATCGAGCTCGACGACCCGTACGAGAAGATCGGCGCAGAGCTGGTCAAGGAAGTTGCCAAGAAGACGGACGACGTCGCTGGCGACGGCACCACCACCGCCACCGTTCTGGCCCAGTCCCTGGTGAAGGAAGGCCTGCGCAACGTTGCCGCTGGCGCCGACCCGCTCTCCCTGAAGCGCGGTATTGAGAAGGCCGTTGCCGCCGTCACCGAGGAACTGCTCGCCTCCGCCAACGAGATCGAGACCAAGGAGCAGATCGCTGCTACCGCCTCCATCTCCGCCGGCGACACCCAGATCGGTTCCCTCATCGCTGAGGCACTCGACAAGGTGGGCAAGGAAGGCGTCATCACGGTCGAGGAGTCCAACACCTTCGGCCTGGACCTCGAGCTGACCGAGGGCATGCGCTTCGACAAGGGCTACATCTCCGCCTACTTCGTCTCCGACGCCGAGCGTCAGGAGACCGTGCTGGAGGATCCGTACATCCTCATCGTCAACTCGAAGATCTCCAACATCAAGGACATGGTCCAGATTCTGGAGAAGGTCATGCAGTCGGGCAAGCCGCTCATGATCATCGCCGAGGACGTGGAGGGCGAGGCCCTGGCCACGCTGGTGCTCAACAAGATTCAGGGCCGTTTCAAGTCCGTCGCCGTCAAGGCTCCGGGCTTCGGCGACCGCCGCAAGGCCATGCTGGCCGACATCGCGATCCTCACGGGTGGCCAGGTCATTTCCGAGGAGGTCGGACTCTCCCTCGAGACCGCCGGCCTGGAGATGCTGGGTCAGGCCCGCAAGGTGGTTATCACCAAGGACGAGACCACCATCGTTGAAGGTGCCGGCTCCGCCGAGGAGATCGCTGGCCGCGTGAACCAGATCCGCGCCGAGATCGCCAACACCGACTCCGACTACGACCGCGAGAAGCTGCAGGAGCGCCTCGCCAAGCTGGCTGGCGGCGTGGCCGTCATCAAGGCCGGCGCGGCTACCGAGGTTGAGCTCAAGGAGCGCAAGCACCGCATCGAGGACGCCGTGCGCAACGCCAAGGCTGCCGTCGAAGAGGGCATCGTCGCCGGCGGCGGCGTGGCGCTGCTGCAGGCTGGTGAGCGCGCCTTCGGCAAGCTGGAGCTGAACGGCGACGAGGCCACAGGTGCCAACATCGTCAAGGTGGCCATCGAGGGCCCGCTGAAGCAGATTGCCTTCAACGCTGGCCTCGAGCCGGGCGTCGTGGCCGACAAGGTCAAGGGCCTCGAGGCCGGCTACGGCCTCAACGCTGCGACTGGCGAGTACGAGGACCTGCTGGCCGCGGGCGTCAACGACCCGGTGAAGGTGACTCGCTCCGCGCTGCAGAACGCCGCGTCGATCGCTGGTCTCTTCCTCACCACCGAGGCCGTGGTGGCCGACAAGCCGGAGAAGAACGCTCCGGCCGGTGGCGACGAGATGGCAGGCATGGGCGGCATGGGTGGCATGGGCGGCTTCTAA
- a CDS encoding DUF4031 domain-containing protein, which translates to MSILIDPPLWPAHGTLFSHVVSDSSLEELHAFAAETELPAKAFDLDHYDVPARLYDELVTAGARPVSGAELTRRLIASGLRVPSHQRPQRLARVLTDRWKRLLPQHEALGRELLKRWSEPHRNYHDQQHLLDVLRGIDRLVAAGEASAEDRRPLLLAAWFHDAVYAGATGQDEADSAALARTHLSALSEEGALSAAEVNEVERLVLLTASHAPEPHDAAGRVLCDADLAVLARPWPAYQRYVADVRRDYAHVSDGDFARGRAAVLESLLALTPLFGTPTGQKLWDTAARENLWRELSQLRPAAP; encoded by the coding sequence GTGAGCATCCTCATCGACCCGCCGCTCTGGCCGGCCCACGGCACGCTGTTCTCTCACGTCGTCTCCGATTCCTCGCTCGAGGAGCTGCACGCTTTCGCTGCCGAGACCGAGCTACCAGCGAAGGCCTTCGATCTGGACCACTATGACGTCCCGGCGCGCCTCTACGACGAGCTAGTGACCGCTGGGGCACGCCCCGTCAGTGGTGCCGAGCTCACGCGCCGGCTCATTGCTTCCGGGTTGCGCGTGCCCTCCCATCAGCGGCCCCAGCGCCTCGCTCGTGTACTCACTGATCGCTGGAAGCGCCTCCTGCCCCAGCACGAGGCCCTGGGCCGCGAGCTCCTGAAACGATGGTCCGAGCCGCACCGGAATTACCACGATCAGCAGCACCTGCTCGACGTCCTCCGCGGGATCGACCGCCTCGTGGCCGCCGGCGAAGCCTCCGCTGAGGATCGCCGGCCTTTGCTCCTTGCTGCGTGGTTTCACGACGCCGTCTATGCCGGCGCAACTGGCCAGGACGAGGCGGATTCGGCTGCCCTCGCCCGCACCCACCTGAGTGCGCTGAGTGAGGAGGGAGCTCTCTCTGCGGCCGAGGTCAACGAGGTCGAACGCCTGGTCCTCCTGACCGCTTCCCACGCACCGGAACCACACGACGCCGCCGGGAGGGTGTTGTGCGACGCGGACCTTGCGGTCCTCGCGCGCCCCTGGCCTGCCTACCAACGGTATGTCGCGGACGTGCGCCGCGACTACGCGCACGTCTCCGACGGCGACTTTGCTCGCGGCCGCGCGGCCGTCCTCGAGTCGTTGCTCGCGCTCACGCCCCTCTTTGGGACCCCAACGGGCCAGAAACTGTGGGATACTGCGGCCCGGGAGAACCTATGGCGCGAGTTGTCTCAGCTGCGACCAGCGGCGCCTTAA
- a CDS encoding WXG100 family type VII secretion target — protein MSSFAANTVEMRAKAQAVQGTIERLRAEVNTMQGSLQELEGTWHGAAAANFQAVISDWRATQLRVEESLTNINTALARASQQYDGAEAANASMFTY, from the coding sequence GTGAGCTCGTTCGCCGCCAATACCGTGGAAATGCGCGCCAAGGCCCAGGCCGTTCAGGGCACCATTGAGCGTCTCCGGGCGGAGGTCAACACCATGCAGGGCAGCCTGCAGGAACTCGAGGGCACGTGGCATGGCGCCGCAGCCGCCAATTTTCAGGCGGTCATCTCCGACTGGCGCGCCACCCAGCTGCGCGTCGAGGAGTCGCTGACCAACATCAACACCGCGCTGGCCCGCGCGTCACAACAGTACGACGGCGCCGAGGCCGCCAACGCGTCGATGTTCACCTATTGA
- a CDS encoding sensor histidine kinase, with amino-acid sequence MTSFFRQVSLRSKLVALMALLMTLGVVATVFTASFSLRVTMVDQIDTDLASNSTPMANLLYQIWQDDADNPGSYNMWANLDLSRFHATLRDENGEILSELPAVEGADEPVLGHPTVEEVQEINNVALTTEGTLPESRGWRYRMIYMTNGSGYITIALPLSPVDDTVADAASSMITSGLLATIIMSLVAYGATTRAFRPLVRVERTAAAIAAGDLSRRVEEYPHDTEVGRLSRALNTMLAHIEHAFRSQAASEQKMRRFVQDASHELRTPLVTIQGYSELYRHGGLAEKEHLDTAIGRIEGEAKRMGQLVEDLLTLARLDEQRPLERVHVDLLHLGSDAVEDARVNAPDRTVRLVGLECGSPTTAPTSGDESRLRQVIANLMTNALRYTPEGTDIEVAVGTRPVIDGRADSILEVRDHGPGISEEDAARVFERFYRADSSRHRETGGTGLGLAIVAAIAAQHDGSVVLTETEGGGATMSIRLPYEPLPGGDDGDESGDDEGVDDAGDTSRPQGKN; translated from the coding sequence ATGACGAGCTTCTTCCGCCAGGTCTCCCTGCGCTCCAAGTTGGTGGCGCTCATGGCGCTGCTCATGACCCTCGGCGTGGTGGCCACCGTCTTTACGGCGTCGTTCTCCCTCCGCGTGACCATGGTGGACCAAATCGATACCGATTTGGCGAGCAACTCGACCCCCATGGCCAACCTGCTGTACCAGATCTGGCAGGATGACGCGGACAATCCCGGCTCCTACAACATGTGGGCCAATCTCGATCTGTCCCGCTTCCACGCCACGCTCCGGGACGAGAACGGGGAAATCCTCTCCGAACTGCCCGCCGTGGAGGGGGCCGATGAGCCGGTTCTCGGCCACCCCACGGTGGAAGAAGTCCAAGAGATCAACAACGTCGCCCTGACCACCGAGGGGACCCTGCCGGAATCGCGTGGCTGGCGGTACCGGATGATCTACATGACGAACGGATCCGGTTACATCACGATCGCCCTGCCGCTCAGTCCGGTAGATGACACGGTGGCGGACGCTGCAAGCTCCATGATCACCTCCGGCCTGCTGGCGACGATCATCATGTCATTGGTCGCCTACGGTGCCACGACGCGCGCGTTCCGCCCGTTGGTGCGCGTCGAACGCACGGCGGCCGCCATTGCCGCGGGAGATCTCTCGCGGCGCGTGGAGGAATACCCGCATGACACGGAGGTGGGCAGGCTCTCCCGCGCGCTGAACACGATGCTCGCCCATATTGAGCACGCGTTCCGGTCTCAGGCGGCCTCGGAACAGAAGATGCGCCGGTTCGTCCAAGACGCCTCCCACGAGCTGCGCACACCGCTTGTGACGATTCAGGGGTACTCGGAGCTGTACCGGCACGGCGGCCTAGCCGAGAAGGAGCACCTCGACACGGCGATTGGCCGGATTGAGGGTGAGGCCAAGCGGATGGGCCAACTCGTGGAGGACTTGCTGACGTTGGCTCGGCTCGACGAACAGCGCCCCCTAGAACGCGTTCACGTCGATCTGCTGCACCTCGGCAGCGACGCCGTGGAGGACGCGCGCGTCAACGCACCGGATCGCACTGTGCGCCTCGTGGGGCTCGAATGCGGTTCTCCCACCACGGCGCCCACGAGCGGGGACGAATCGCGGCTGCGCCAAGTCATCGCCAACCTTATGACCAATGCCCTGCGCTACACCCCGGAGGGCACCGACATCGAGGTGGCTGTGGGCACTCGCCCGGTCATCGACGGGCGAGCCGACTCGATTCTTGAAGTCCGCGATCACGGCCCGGGGATCTCCGAGGAGGATGCCGCGCGCGTCTTTGAACGCTTTTACCGCGCTGATTCGTCGCGTCACCGAGAAACCGGCGGCACGGGCTTGGGGCTGGCGATCGTTGCCGCGATCGCCGCCCAACATGATGGCTCGGTGGTGCTGACGGAGACTGAGGGCGGCGGTGCCACCATGTCCATCCGGCTGCCCTACGAGCCGCTGCCCGGTGGAGACGACGGCGACGAATCCGGTGATGACGAGGGCGTGGACGACGCCGGCGACACTTCCCGTCCACAGGGTAAGAACTAG
- a CDS encoding response regulator transcription factor produces the protein MPEKSPEARLLVVDDEPNIRELLATSLRFAGFEVFAAASGREALEIAEREQPDLAVLDVMLPDLDGFSVTRKLRAAGRHFPVLFLTARDGTEDKVTGLTVGGDDYVTKPFSLDEVVARIRAVLRRTQPFEDEDAIIRVDDLELDDDAHEVRRAGVVVDLSPTEFKLLRYLMMNPNRVLSKAQILDHVWEYDFNGDASIVESYISYLRRKIDAHEDWAPMIQTKRGVGYVLRSAERR, from the coding sequence ATGCCTGAGAAATCGCCTGAAGCACGCCTCCTGGTTGTCGACGACGAGCCGAACATTCGCGAACTACTGGCCACCTCCCTGCGCTTTGCGGGGTTCGAGGTCTTCGCCGCAGCCAGCGGCCGCGAGGCCCTAGAGATTGCCGAGCGGGAACAGCCGGACCTGGCCGTTCTCGATGTCATGCTGCCGGACCTCGATGGTTTTTCCGTCACGCGTAAGCTCCGCGCCGCCGGCCGCCACTTCCCCGTCTTATTCCTCACGGCCCGCGACGGAACCGAAGACAAGGTGACCGGCCTCACCGTCGGCGGGGACGACTACGTCACCAAGCCGTTCAGCCTGGACGAAGTGGTGGCGCGGATCCGTGCGGTATTGCGCCGCACGCAGCCGTTCGAGGACGAGGACGCGATCATCCGTGTTGACGATTTGGAACTGGACGACGACGCGCACGAGGTGCGCCGGGCCGGCGTCGTCGTGGACTTGTCCCCCACCGAATTCAAGCTACTGCGCTATCTCATGATGAACCCCAACCGCGTGCTGTCCAAGGCGCAGATCTTGGATCACGTCTGGGAGTACGACTTCAACGGGGACGCCTCCATCGTCGAGTCCTACATCTCGTACCTGCGCCGCAAGATCGACGCGCACGAGGACTGGGCCCCGATGATTCAAACCAAGCGCGGCGTCGGCTACGTGTTGCGTTCGGCCGAGCGTCGCTGA
- a CDS encoding cold-shock protein — MPVGKVKWYEPAKGFGFIVAEDGQEVYLPASALPDGVKEVRSGTRMEFGIAEGRRGAQALSVRLIDKAPSISRAKRKPAEQEAVVVEDLIRLLDGVSNGLRNGRYPEKRQGAKIATVLRAVADDLDA; from the coding sequence GTGCCTGTAGGCAAAGTTAAGTGGTACGAACCGGCTAAAGGATTCGGGTTCATCGTCGCCGAGGATGGCCAAGAGGTCTACCTGCCCGCGTCGGCGCTGCCGGACGGTGTTAAGGAAGTCCGTTCCGGCACCCGCATGGAGTTTGGTATCGCGGAGGGCCGGCGTGGCGCGCAGGCCCTGTCCGTGCGACTGATCGACAAGGCGCCGTCGATTTCGCGGGCCAAGCGCAAGCCGGCCGAGCAGGAAGCCGTGGTGGTGGAGGACCTGATCCGTTTGTTGGACGGGGTCTCCAATGGGCTGCGCAACGGCCGCTACCCCGAGAAGCGTCAGGGCGCCAAGATCGCGACCGTCCTGCGCGCCGTCGCGGACGACCTGGACGCTTAG
- a CDS encoding DUF3027 domain-containing protein — protein sequence MPRTPKLDAVLADAQDAARAALARHVPEAQVGDHLGVSAEGDRLVMHRFEAKRRGYAGWYWYVTLARGPRVKVATVCDSGLLPGENALLAPAWVPWADRVAPEELAEEKAREAAEAAGGTAEQAGDGDESSAPATPAEPTTTAESAEVDEAASAGAPESADAPAAASDAAEAPNTDSDAAAHDDGAEQTRPRRRRRARRRAR from the coding sequence ATGCCTCGGACCCCGAAACTCGATGCGGTGTTGGCCGACGCGCAGGATGCAGCGCGCGCGGCCTTAGCGCGGCATGTTCCCGAGGCTCAGGTGGGGGATCACCTCGGCGTCAGTGCCGAGGGCGATCGCCTGGTCATGCACCGGTTCGAAGCCAAGCGCCGAGGCTACGCCGGCTGGTATTGGTACGTGACGCTCGCACGCGGGCCGCGCGTCAAGGTGGCCACCGTGTGCGATTCGGGCCTCTTGCCCGGGGAGAATGCGCTCCTTGCGCCTGCCTGGGTGCCGTGGGCGGACCGAGTGGCCCCGGAGGAGCTCGCCGAGGAAAAGGCTCGCGAAGCGGCAGAAGCCGCTGGCGGAACGGCCGAACAGGCAGGCGACGGCGACGAGTCGTCTGCGCCGGCCACGCCGGCCGAACCTACCACGACGGCGGAATCCGCCGAGGTGGACGAGGCCGCCTCAGCCGGCGCTCCCGAATCCGCAGACGCTCCCGCAGCAGCGTCCGACGCTGCGGAGGCGCCGAACACCGATAGCGATGCCGCGGCGCACGACGACGGCGCCGAGCAGACCCGGCCCCGCCGCCGTCGTCGTGCTCGGCGCCGGGCGCGTTAG